Proteins encoded within one genomic window of Bremerella alba:
- the carB gene encoding carbamoyl-phosphate synthase large subunit codes for MPRRDDIKKILIIGSGPIVIGQACEFDYSGTQACKALREEGYEVVLVNSNPATIMTDPDTADSTYIEPLTVGILEKIIAKEKPCALLPTLGGQTGLNLAMDLDKQGILEKYGVEMIGARADVIAKAEEREQFKQAMGKIGLEVCRGATVRTVADARAVLEDVGLPAVVRPSFTMGGSGSSIAYNREEFDQLVRNGLDQSPVTEVLIEESIIGWKEYEMEVMRDRDDNVVIICSIENFDPMGVHTGDSITVAPAQTLTDKEYQRMRDASLAVIREIGVETGGSNIQFACDPVSDRMIVIEMNPRVSRSSALASKATGFPIAKIAAKLAVGYRLHELPNDITRETLACFEPSIDYVVTKIPRFAFEKFPEADSTLTTQMKSVGETMAIGRTFKESFQKALRGLEVGRFGFGCDGKDLWGTDEQPAEDEIRAKLSKPNADRPWYIRYALKSGMTVAQLYEVTGIDPWFGDQLKQLVEHEDELLEIGSISEITDEKLLQAKRWGFSDRQLATLLKSSEMEVRGERKKRGIAAVYKSVDTCAAEFEAYTPYYYSTYEIENEVPAKNPEKKRIMILGGGPNRIGQGIEFDYCCCHASFALKELGIESVMVNSNPETVSTDYDTSDLLFFEPLTTEDVLNICDVIQPDGVIVQFGGQTPLNLARGLSNAGVPIIGTSVDTIDAAEDREQFQQLLNRLNLKQPANAIARNMSQARAEAVKVGYPALVRPSFVLGGRAMEICYDDKQFERFVAEAFLVAQGQPVLIDRFLEDATEVDVDCISDGENVIVAGVMEHIEEAGVHSGDSACVIPPYSLPGPIVQEIREATIAMAKYLKVVGLMNVQFAVKQEEGVNNVYVLEVNPRASRTVPFVAKATGMPVAKIAAKVMTGCTLPELGITGEPIPAHVSIKESVFPFRKFAGVDIVLGPEMRSTGEVMGISERFSLAFAKCQLAAGVVLPQPEDGKIFVSVSERHKDQIADISARLRDMGYELLATDGTARRLEEAGVPAQRIKKLAEGHPNLLDLMIDGAVSLVMNTPNGKGARTDEGRIRAAAVQHGIPCITTIQAAEAATKAMEALRVEEMEVESLQDRFKQVRLQQTT; via the coding sequence GTGCCGCGACGCGACGATATCAAAAAGATCTTGATTATTGGTTCCGGTCCTATCGTGATCGGCCAGGCCTGCGAGTTCGACTATTCCGGCACCCAGGCCTGCAAAGCGCTTCGAGAAGAAGGATATGAGGTGGTGTTGGTTAACTCCAACCCAGCCACCATCATGACCGACCCGGACACGGCCGACTCGACTTACATCGAACCGCTGACCGTCGGCATCTTGGAAAAGATCATCGCCAAAGAAAAGCCCTGTGCGTTGCTGCCCACCTTGGGTGGACAAACGGGACTGAACTTGGCCATGGATCTCGACAAGCAGGGAATCCTGGAAAAGTACGGCGTAGAAATGATCGGTGCCAGGGCGGACGTCATTGCCAAGGCCGAAGAACGCGAACAATTCAAACAGGCGATGGGCAAAATCGGCCTGGAGGTTTGCCGAGGCGCAACGGTTCGCACGGTGGCCGATGCTCGGGCTGTGCTTGAAGACGTTGGCCTGCCGGCGGTCGTACGGCCTAGCTTCACGATGGGTGGCTCCGGTTCCAGCATCGCTTACAACCGCGAAGAATTTGACCAGCTAGTTCGCAACGGGCTCGACCAATCACCCGTGACGGAAGTGTTGATCGAAGAATCGATTATCGGCTGGAAAGAATATGAGATGGAGGTGATGCGCGACCGCGACGACAACGTCGTGATCATCTGCTCCATCGAAAACTTCGATCCGATGGGCGTTCATACCGGCGACAGTATCACCGTCGCCCCTGCCCAAACGCTAACCGACAAAGAATACCAGCGAATGCGTGACGCTTCACTGGCCGTTATTCGCGAGATTGGCGTAGAGACCGGCGGATCGAACATTCAATTCGCGTGCGACCCGGTATCGGACCGCATGATCGTCATCGAGATGAACCCTCGCGTGAGCCGTAGCTCGGCATTGGCCTCGAAAGCTACCGGCTTCCCCATCGCCAAGATCGCCGCCAAGCTGGCTGTGGGCTATCGCCTGCACGAACTGCCCAACGACATTACCCGCGAGACGTTGGCCTGCTTCGAGCCGTCGATCGATTACGTCGTTACCAAGATTCCCCGCTTCGCATTCGAGAAATTCCCTGAGGCCGACAGCACGCTGACCACGCAGATGAAGAGTGTCGGCGAAACGATGGCCATCGGCCGGACGTTCAAGGAATCGTTCCAAAAGGCGCTGCGTGGCCTGGAAGTGGGTCGCTTTGGTTTCGGCTGCGACGGCAAGGACCTCTGGGGCACCGACGAACAACCGGCCGAGGACGAAATTCGTGCGAAGCTCTCTAAGCCCAACGCCGATCGTCCCTGGTATATCCGCTATGCGTTGAAGTCTGGCATGACGGTCGCCCAGTTATACGAAGTTACCGGCATCGATCCTTGGTTCGGCGATCAGCTCAAGCAACTTGTCGAACACGAAGACGAACTGCTCGAGATCGGTTCCATTAGCGAAATCACCGACGAGAAGCTCCTGCAAGCCAAACGCTGGGGCTTCTCAGACCGCCAACTGGCAACCCTGCTGAAAAGCAGCGAGATGGAAGTCCGCGGCGAGCGCAAGAAACGTGGCATTGCCGCAGTCTACAAATCGGTCGATACGTGTGCCGCGGAATTTGAAGCCTACACGCCATACTATTATTCGACCTACGAAATCGAAAATGAGGTCCCTGCTAAGAATCCGGAAAAGAAGCGGATCATGATTCTGGGTGGTGGTCCCAACCGAATCGGCCAGGGGATCGAGTTCGACTATTGTTGCTGCCATGCCTCGTTCGCGCTGAAGGAACTGGGCATCGAATCGGTAATGGTCAACAGCAACCCAGAAACGGTCAGTACCGATTACGATACATCCGACCTGCTATTCTTCGAGCCGCTGACAACCGAAGACGTATTGAACATTTGCGACGTGATTCAACCGGACGGTGTCATTGTTCAGTTTGGTGGTCAGACGCCACTGAACCTGGCCCGTGGCCTGTCCAACGCCGGTGTTCCGATCATCGGTACAAGCGTCGACACGATCGATGCCGCAGAGGATCGCGAACAGTTCCAGCAACTGCTCAATCGTTTGAACCTGAAGCAGCCCGCCAACGCGATCGCTCGCAACATGAGTCAGGCCCGAGCCGAAGCCGTCAAGGTTGGCTATCCGGCGTTGGTTCGCCCCAGCTTTGTGCTCGGTGGTCGCGCGATGGAGATCTGCTACGACGACAAGCAGTTCGAGCGATTCGTAGCCGAAGCGTTTCTAGTTGCGCAAGGACAACCAGTGCTGATCGACCGTTTCCTGGAAGATGCCACAGAGGTCGATGTCGACTGCATCAGCGATGGCGAAAACGTCATCGTCGCTGGCGTAATGGAACACATTGAAGAAGCAGGTGTGCACAGTGGTGACTCGGCCTGCGTGATTCCTCCGTACAGCTTGCCGGGCCCTATCGTGCAAGAGATTCGCGAGGCGACCATCGCCATGGCGAAATACTTGAAGGTCGTCGGCCTGATGAACGTCCAGTTTGCTGTGAAGCAGGAAGAGGGCGTCAACAATGTTTACGTTCTGGAAGTGAATCCGCGTGCCAGCCGCACGGTGCCGTTTGTCGCCAAGGCGACTGGAATGCCGGTCGCCAAGATCGCTGCCAAGGTGATGACCGGGTGCACGCTCCCAGAACTGGGCATCACCGGCGAACCTATTCCGGCGCACGTTTCGATCAAAGAGTCGGTCTTCCCGTTCCGCAAGTTCGCTGGTGTCGACATCGTGCTCGGCCCGGAAATGCGATCGACCGGTGAAGTGATGGGGATCAGCGAACGCTTCAGCCTGGCATTTGCCAAGTGCCAATTGGCCGCGGGCGTGGTGCTCCCTCAACCGGAAGATGGCAAGATCTTTGTGAGTGTCTCCGAGCGCCATAAAGACCAGATCGCTGACATCTCTGCCCGTCTGAGAGATATGGGTTACGAGCTTCTAGCCACCGACGGTACAGCCCGCCGACTGGAAGAAGCAGGCGTCCCTGCTCAGCGAATCAAGAAGCTGGCTGAGGGTCACCCGAACCTGCTGGACCTGATGATCGACGGAGCCGTTTCTTTGGTGATGAACACGCCCAACGGCAAGGGTGCCCGAACCGACGAAGGGCGCATCCGCGCGGCCGCCGTGCAGCACGGCATCCCTTGCATCACCACCATCCAAGCCGCCGAAGCCGCGACCAAGGCAATGGAAGCCTTGCGGGTAGAAGAGATGGAAGTCGAATCGCTGCAGGATCGCTTCAAGCAAGTACGACTGCAGCAAACGACGTAA
- a CDS encoding indolepyruvate ferredoxin oxidoreductase subunit alpha: MAFVVTSPCDGCKYTDCVTVCPCDCFREGDTMLYIDPELCIDCGACEPECPVDAIYYEDSVPKEWHEYIQINEEMAAKLPVIVERKSPLAE, translated from the coding sequence ATGGCTTTTGTTGTTACATCGCCGTGCGACGGCTGTAAGTATACCGATTGCGTTACGGTTTGCCCGTGCGACTGTTTTCGTGAAGGGGATACGATGCTTTATATCGATCCTGAGTTATGCATTGATTGCGGTGCCTGCGAGCCGGAATGCCCGGTCGACGCCATCTATTATGAAGACTCTGTGCCTAAAGAGTGGCACGAATACATCCAGATCAACGAAGAGATGGCCGCGAAATTGCCCGTGATTGTCGAAAGAAAGTCACCACTTGCCGAATAG
- a CDS encoding protein kinase domain-containing protein, translating to MQETKTQADRNSRELLAELIAGRPEAADRIFTRYAARLLPLIRKQISLKLQGRIDAEDITQSAMGSFFHRASNDQFVLERSGDLWRLLAAISLNKLRRRVAWHSAAKRSIKREEPTLPASNEAIPSHEDAIAALEIAEGIFRELSADEQTVLRLTLSGDTPEEIAREMSKSPRTVRRWLQAVRDAFEHQVDMRHLPKAEARATLSWEDYLLKQHVGSGGFGKVYRAIEKRRNRTVAIKALHKRHQKDPFAVEYFIQESTLLAKIHHPCVVGVHGLGQYPGGGYFLVLDWVEGEDLQKLIDRQPLNVAEALRVIRQVAVGIEAVHEANIVHGDLKPGNVLVSRCGAVHVTDFGFAALRSDPPSKRLPRGGTVAYLAPEQLQDSAIDNTLDIYGLGGLLYALLTGQPPRVGSPSEILNQLENKQPPLRPSVAKPELSISPELEALILRCLDPDPARRFSDVSAFLNAVKRINC from the coding sequence ATGCAGGAAACAAAGACGCAGGCAGATCGGAACTCCCGGGAATTGCTCGCGGAGTTGATCGCCGGTCGACCGGAAGCCGCCGATCGGATCTTTACGCGTTACGCTGCACGTCTTTTGCCACTAATCAGGAAACAGATTTCACTGAAGTTACAAGGGCGGATCGATGCCGAGGACATCACCCAATCGGCGATGGGCAGCTTCTTTCACCGTGCATCGAACGATCAATTTGTGCTGGAGCGTTCCGGTGACCTGTGGAGATTGCTCGCCGCGATCTCTCTCAACAAGCTTCGCCGAAGAGTTGCTTGGCACTCGGCTGCTAAACGCTCGATCAAACGTGAAGAACCTACGCTGCCTGCAAGCAACGAAGCTATCCCATCCCACGAGGATGCCATCGCCGCATTGGAGATCGCCGAAGGGATCTTTCGAGAATTATCGGCTGACGAACAAACGGTGCTTCGGCTCACATTGTCAGGCGATACTCCCGAGGAAATTGCCCGCGAGATGAGCAAATCTCCGCGTACCGTCCGCCGCTGGCTGCAAGCCGTACGGGACGCGTTTGAACATCAGGTGGACATGCGGCATCTTCCCAAAGCAGAAGCCCGGGCAACGCTCTCATGGGAAGACTATCTGCTGAAACAGCACGTCGGTAGTGGCGGGTTCGGGAAGGTGTATCGTGCCATCGAAAAGCGTCGAAACCGCACCGTGGCTATCAAGGCACTCCATAAACGTCACCAGAAAGATCCGTTCGCGGTCGAGTACTTCATCCAGGAATCGACCCTATTAGCCAAAATCCACCACCCTTGTGTCGTCGGTGTGCACGGCCTAGGACAATACCCAGGCGGAGGCTACTTTCTAGTGCTCGACTGGGTCGAGGGTGAAGATTTGCAAAAGTTAATCGATAGGCAGCCCTTGAACGTTGCCGAGGCATTGCGAGTTATCCGGCAAGTGGCTGTTGGCATTGAAGCCGTTCACGAGGCAAATATTGTTCACGGCGATTTAAAACCAGGCAACGTTCTCGTTTCGCGATGCGGAGCCGTTCATGTGACCGATTTTGGATTCGCGGCCCTGCGGTCTGATCCACCCTCGAAACGCTTGCCACGCGGTGGCACCGTAGCGTATCTTGCCCCGGAACAACTTCAAGACTCGGCAATTGATAACACCCTAGATATCTATGGCCTGGGCGGGCTGCTATACGCTTTGCTCACTGGGCAGCCTCCACGGGTGGGTTCCCCATCCGAGATCTTGAACCAGCTAGAAAACAAACAGCCACCATTAAGACCTTCCGTCGCGAAACCGGAACTGTCTATCTCTCCGGAATTAGAGGCCCTCATACTTCGGTGCCTTGATCCTGATCCTGCTCGTCGGTTTTCCGATGTCTCCGCATTTCTAAACGCTGTAAAGAGAATTAACTGTTAA
- a CDS encoding class I SAM-dependent methyltransferase, translating to MDVLHHNQEAWNRLVEANDRWTVPVSSEAITQARAGEWSLILTPTKPVPRHWFPADLSGTNILCLASGGGQQGPILAATGADVTVYDNSPKQLSQDRFVAERDGLSLQTVQGDMAELGAFADEAFDLIFHPCSNCFAKNILPVWREAFRVLKPGGTLLAGISNPVRFIFDEAAQDERGELVVRHKIPYSDISHLTPEELEKVMRSQPLAFGHTLEDQLGGQLKAGFVLVELFEDRFDESDLISRYVDTFMATRALKPGG from the coding sequence ATGGACGTACTACACCACAATCAAGAAGCCTGGAATCGTCTGGTCGAAGCCAATGACCGCTGGACCGTGCCCGTCAGCTCGGAAGCAATCACTCAGGCCAGAGCAGGGGAGTGGTCGTTAATCCTTACGCCTACCAAGCCCGTTCCGCGGCATTGGTTTCCGGCGGATTTATCCGGAACGAATATCTTGTGTCTGGCTTCCGGCGGCGGTCAGCAAGGGCCCATCCTCGCGGCGACTGGGGCCGATGTGACGGTGTATGACAATTCGCCCAAGCAGTTAAGCCAAGACCGCTTTGTGGCCGAGCGTGATGGGCTTTCGCTGCAAACAGTGCAAGGCGACATGGCCGAGTTGGGAGCCTTTGCCGATGAGGCGTTCGACCTGATCTTTCATCCATGCTCGAACTGCTTTGCCAAGAACATTCTGCCGGTCTGGCGAGAGGCCTTTCGCGTACTAAAGCCAGGCGGGACACTTCTCGCTGGTATATCCAACCCGGTGCGATTTATCTTTGATGAGGCTGCTCAGGATGAACGCGGAGAGCTGGTTGTGCGGCACAAGATTCCGTACTCGGACATATCCCATCTGACGCCGGAAGAACTCGAAAAAGTGATGCGGTCGCAACCTCTCGCATTTGGGCACACGCTCGAAGACCAGCTTGGTGGTCAGCTGAAAGCAGGGTTTGTGCTGGTAGAGCTGTTTGAAGATCGATTCGACGAAAGCGATTTGATCTCGCGTTACGTCGACACCTTCATGGCAACTCGCGCTCTCAAGCCTGGCGGCTAG
- a CDS encoding DUF1559 domain-containing protein: MNHLRRGFTLVELLVVIAIIGVLIALLLPAVQQAREAARRMQCTNNLKQIGLAIHNYASTHQVFPSGYVSYATRDGNGPAWASIDSDTWDAAPGWGWGALLLPFMEQRNITDSLNMRQPIWDSANRPFISTKLEAYLCPSSSGEHDPFTVRDSSGNALTRYGSSIDVGRSHYIASHGQESCWGECGSSASGPVFTNIYTGTTTTVQIHGDASKVADGPFYRNSKVSFRDVTDGTTNTLFISEHSSKLSDKTWVGAIPGAFTHPRFSTPENGPDAAATLVMMHVGPSGGELDITGDPIIHPMNYPTLHVGQMYSEHPGGGNVLFGDGSVSLQPETIDLILAAEMASMNEGEVIQSRGF, translated from the coding sequence ATGAATCATTTACGTCGTGGATTTACTCTGGTGGAGTTATTGGTGGTAATTGCCATCATTGGTGTGTTAATTGCTCTGCTGTTGCCAGCGGTGCAGCAAGCCAGAGAAGCGGCTCGGCGTATGCAGTGCACCAACAATCTGAAGCAAATCGGTCTCGCAATTCACAATTACGCGTCGACCCATCAGGTGTTTCCATCGGGATATGTCAGCTACGCGACACGCGATGGCAATGGGCCTGCTTGGGCTTCGATCGACTCGGATACTTGGGACGCCGCACCTGGCTGGGGGTGGGGGGCGTTGCTCCTGCCGTTTATGGAGCAACGCAACATTACCGATTCGTTAAATATGAGGCAGCCCATCTGGGATTCTGCGAATCGGCCTTTTATCAGCACGAAGCTGGAAGCCTATCTTTGCCCGTCGTCCAGCGGAGAACACGATCCCTTTACCGTCCGTGATAGTTCTGGGAACGCTCTCACACGATATGGCAGTTCCATAGACGTAGGTCGTTCACACTACATCGCCAGTCACGGGCAAGAGTCGTGCTGGGGAGAATGCGGATCGTCGGCCAGTGGCCCTGTGTTCACCAACATCTATACCGGGACCACCACCACAGTTCAGATTCATGGCGATGCCTCGAAGGTTGCCGATGGACCTTTCTACCGTAACTCGAAGGTCAGCTTCCGTGACGTGACCGACGGCACGACCAATACGCTATTCATCAGCGAGCACTCCTCGAAACTCAGCGACAAGACATGGGTCGGTGCCATCCCCGGAGCGTTTACTCATCCAAGGTTTTCCACGCCTGAGAACGGGCCGGACGCGGCGGCAACGCTCGTCATGATGCATGTCGGTCCATCCGGAGGCGAGCTCGATATCACCGGCGATCCGATCATTCATCCAATGAACTATCCGACACTACACGTGGGGCAGATGTACTCCGAACACCCAGGCGGCGGGAACGTCCTGTTCGGCGATGGTTCGGTCAGTCTCCAGCCGGAAACGATCGACCTGATTCTAGCCGCCGAGATGGCCAGTATGAACGAAGGTGAAGTCATTCAGTCGAGGGGATTCTAA
- a CDS encoding chemotaxis protein CheD — MAIGNLSKTSIRVPMAGIVASSAPNVLETLLGSCVGIAFWCQETRQGALAHTMLSDSQGCNKQPGRFVDTAIPEMLDQLAKSGARRRAIVAKLSGGSNMFKSSSTAHEVGRKNLDKARELLRLNKIPILSQHVGGTSGRVIYFNLESGEIRVKIGLEFVAQI, encoded by the coding sequence ATGGCTATCGGAAACCTCAGCAAGACTTCGATCCGCGTGCCCATGGCCGGGATCGTCGCCTCTTCAGCACCAAATGTGCTGGAGACTTTGCTAGGTAGTTGCGTCGGTATCGCATTCTGGTGTCAGGAAACACGTCAGGGTGCCCTAGCTCATACGATGCTGAGTGACAGCCAAGGTTGCAATAAACAGCCTGGTCGTTTCGTGGATACGGCCATCCCCGAGATGTTGGACCAGTTGGCTAAGAGTGGAGCTCGACGTCGAGCCATCGTTGCCAAGCTGAGTGGCGGCTCAAATATGTTTAAGTCATCGAGTACCGCACATGAGGTGGGCCGCAAGAACCTCGACAAGGCCCGAGAGCTTCTTAGGCTCAATAAGATTCCCATTTTGTCGCAGCACGTCGGCGGCACGAGTGGCCGAGTCATCTATTTCAATCTCGAGAGTGGCGAAATTCGGGTCAAAATCGGCCTTGAATTTGTCGCCCAGATCTAG
- a CDS encoding Tex-like N-terminal domain-containing protein, whose translation MDTTIVTDLQIVAREVGIPLEKVQRTVELLDDGNTVPFITRYRKDETGGLDEEQIRAIQSSNTKLRQLNERKRTILKSIQSQDKLTEELAEQIKRAQTQKLLEDLYLPFKPKKQTLATQARERGLEPLALEVLSDAEEAKDLKARSEAFVDAEKSLADTDAVIQGVGCIVAEVFSENALLRGRLRKLFWKTGQLTSSRIENSDQPDEPDSDEDNSDTADEVSASQTEEGSTASSESTNSDANDSGEAKPGAKPEGEKESGKKPTIQEIRREKRKRQKEKERAKKDKAFRDYYDYHEPVSKIPPHRVLAINRGDRTRFLKVRIEVDFDKITKTAEEVVVPEGHSHADYLKQCLRDSLNRLIIPSIEREIRRELTEKAEMHAIEVFACNLRKLLLQPPVRGKRVLAVDPGFRSGCKLVTIDPFGNVLGTGVIHLIGPQDRVEKSRSRIVEMIKQFDAQIVAIGNGTACRETEQIVASAIADELKDRDICYLIVNEAGASVYSTSELGREEFPKFDATIRGTISIGRRLLDPLSELVKINPSNIGVGLYQHDVKAKHLRDSLDDVVESCVNYVGVDVNTASPALLSYVSGLNQLTARRIYEHRQMKGPFRSREEIREVAGIGEATFVQAAGFLKVVPAENPLDATWIHPESYEVTTKLLEKLGCSLTEVLSTVPSPPPIVEKPKSFQLEEEKTVSEPAAETQPAETQPAETQPAEAEAVEAVEAVEAVEAVEAVEAVASATTTTEAGSETGVEAPSAEAVVVSEEVPTAPVEPGSEAAKEADTPTEEAEVPAPQPAPAEIGASDENHKQLLAKIASAEIDKLAEELNIGVHLARDITGALSRPGRDPRADFPPPLFRRGVLKLEDLEPGMEMMGTVLNVVDFGAFVDIGLHDSGMVHISRLADRYVADPHEVVSVGDVIRVWVIEIDRERRRVSLTAIDPSIQTEKKEKPQGRANRPPRAERPQRGKGKAGHKPQAGGGHGKAKQGGRPRNADRRAKPKPSKPISDAMKEGKEPLRSFGDLQQFFENQRDDKKKPKK comes from the coding sequence ATGGATACGACGATCGTCACGGACCTTCAAATTGTCGCCCGTGAAGTTGGTATTCCTCTCGAAAAAGTTCAGCGAACCGTCGAACTGCTTGATGATGGAAACACCGTTCCGTTTATTACGCGCTATCGCAAAGACGAGACGGGCGGCTTAGACGAAGAGCAAATCCGCGCCATTCAAAGCAGCAACACCAAGCTGCGTCAATTGAATGAACGCAAGCGGACGATTCTCAAGTCGATCCAGTCGCAAGACAAGCTAACCGAAGAACTCGCCGAGCAGATCAAGAGAGCTCAAACTCAGAAGCTTCTGGAAGATCTCTATCTACCCTTCAAGCCCAAGAAGCAAACCCTGGCAACCCAGGCACGTGAACGCGGTTTAGAACCGTTGGCCTTGGAAGTTCTTAGCGATGCCGAAGAAGCCAAAGACTTAAAAGCCCGCTCCGAAGCATTCGTCGATGCAGAAAAGTCCTTGGCCGATACCGATGCGGTCATACAAGGGGTTGGCTGTATCGTCGCTGAAGTCTTCTCCGAGAACGCATTATTGCGAGGACGACTTCGCAAGTTGTTCTGGAAGACTGGACAGTTGACCAGCTCGCGGATCGAAAACTCAGATCAACCAGATGAGCCTGATTCAGACGAAGATAATAGTGACACGGCGGACGAGGTGTCGGCCAGCCAGACTGAAGAAGGCTCGACGGCAAGCAGCGAATCTACTAATTCGGACGCGAATGATTCTGGTGAAGCGAAGCCGGGAGCAAAGCCCGAAGGGGAAAAAGAGAGCGGGAAGAAACCCACGATTCAAGAGATTCGTCGCGAGAAACGCAAGCGTCAGAAAGAGAAAGAACGCGCCAAGAAGGACAAGGCATTCCGCGACTACTACGACTACCACGAGCCGGTCTCGAAGATCCCACCACACCGAGTTCTGGCCATCAATCGCGGCGATCGTACCCGATTCCTGAAAGTACGTATCGAGGTCGATTTCGATAAGATCACCAAGACAGCCGAAGAAGTCGTTGTCCCCGAAGGGCATTCGCACGCGGATTATCTGAAGCAGTGCTTGCGTGATAGTCTCAATCGTTTGATCATCCCAAGTATCGAACGTGAAATCCGACGCGAACTGACCGAAAAAGCGGAAATGCATGCGATCGAGGTTTTTGCCTGCAACCTCCGCAAACTGCTGCTTCAGCCTCCTGTGCGCGGAAAACGCGTTCTCGCCGTCGACCCAGGATTCCGCAGTGGGTGCAAGCTGGTAACGATCGATCCTTTCGGCAACGTGCTGGGGACTGGGGTGATTCACCTCATCGGCCCTCAGGATCGCGTCGAAAAGAGCCGCAGCCGAATTGTCGAAATGATTAAGCAGTTCGACGCGCAAATTGTCGCGATCGGAAACGGCACGGCTTGTCGTGAAACAGAGCAGATCGTTGCCAGTGCAATTGCCGACGAACTGAAAGACCGTGACATCTGCTACCTGATCGTCAACGAAGCTGGGGCAAGCGTTTACTCGACCAGCGAATTGGGACGCGAAGAATTCCCTAAGTTCGATGCGACCATCCGCGGCACAATCAGTATCGGTCGTCGGCTCTTGGACCCGCTCTCGGAACTGGTAAAGATCAACCCATCGAATATTGGCGTGGGGCTCTATCAGCACGACGTCAAAGCTAAGCACCTGCGGGACTCGCTGGACGATGTAGTTGAATCGTGCGTCAACTATGTGGGCGTAGACGTGAACACGGCCAGCCCGGCCTTGTTGAGCTATGTGTCGGGCCTCAATCAATTAACGGCCCGTCGAATCTACGAACACCGCCAAATGAAAGGACCATTCCGTTCCCGCGAAGAGATTCGCGAGGTTGCCGGTATTGGCGAGGCGACGTTCGTTCAAGCGGCTGGTTTTTTGAAGGTGGTTCCCGCTGAGAATCCTCTGGACGCTACCTGGATTCACCCGGAAAGTTACGAGGTCACCACGAAGCTTCTAGAAAAGCTTGGCTGCTCATTGACCGAAGTTCTGTCGACCGTGCCTTCGCCACCTCCGATTGTGGAGAAGCCAAAGTCGTTCCAGTTGGAAGAAGAGAAAACGGTTTCCGAGCCGGCGGCCGAAACGCAGCCAGCAGAAACGCAGCCAGCAGAAACGCAGCCAGCAGAAGCCGAAGCTGTTGAAGCTGTTGAAGCTGTTGAAGCTGTTGAAGCTGTTGAAGCTGTTGAAGCTGTTGCGTCGGCAACGACCACGACCGAAGCAGGAAGCGAGACTGGCGTCGAGGCACCTTCAGCGGAAGCGGTCGTGGTTTCGGAAGAGGTGCCAACCGCCCCAGTTGAGCCTGGAAGCGAAGCTGCGAAAGAAGCAGACACCCCGACGGAAGAGGCCGAAGTGCCCGCCCCGCAGCCGGCACCGGCAGAAATAGGAGCGTCGGATGAAAACCACAAGCAGCTTCTGGCGAAGATTGCGTCCGCTGAAATCGACAAGCTGGCCGAAGAATTGAACATCGGTGTCCACCTGGCTCGCGATATTACTGGGGCACTATCACGTCCTGGTCGTGACCCGCGTGCCGACTTCCCCCCTCCCCTCTTCCGCCGCGGCGTGCTCAAGCTGGAAGACCTGGAGCCGGGCATGGAAATGATGGGCACGGTTTTAAACGTGGTCGACTTTGGTGCATTCGTCGACATTGGTCTGCATGACAGCGGGATGGTTCACATCAGCCGTTTAGCCGATCGTTACGTGGCAGACCCGCACGAAGTGGTCAGTGTTGGCGACGTAATCCGTGTGTGGGTGATCGAAATCGATCGCGAACGCCGTCGTGTCTCGTTGACTGCAATCGACCCTTCTATTCAGACCGAGAAGAAGGAAAAGCCGCAGGGTCGTGCCAATCGGCCACCCCGCGCCGAACGTCCTCAGCGGGGCAAGGGAAAAGCCGGTCATAAACCTCAGGCCGGTGGTGGACATGGCAAAGCCAAGCAGGGGGGCAGGCCGCGAAACGCGGATCGCCGAGCCAAGCCGAAGCCTTCCAAACCTATTTCCGATGCGATGAAGGAAGGCAAAGAACCACTTCGTTCCTTTGGTGACCTTCAGCAGTTTTTCGAAAATCAGCGAGACGATAAGAAAAAGCCGAAGAAGTAG